A DNA window from Helianthus annuus cultivar XRQ/B chromosome 15, HanXRQr2.0-SUNRISE, whole genome shotgun sequence contains the following coding sequences:
- the LOC110925453 gene encoding protein FAR-RED ELONGATED HYPOCOTYL 3-like, translated as MRLTPSEERVVEQMMHQNIKQRDILAAIKEQNPHNVSTRNTIYNARAKLGRMEQVGETPMQILFDWLEKVGFVFYHRTSQNGERVEDVFFIHPESNMLWRAFPHMLLIDSTYKTNRYKMPLVQIIGVTSMLMSFCIAHAFVSNEKQENFTWVL; from the coding sequence ATGAGGCTGACTCCATCGGAAGAGAGGGTGGTGGAGCAAATGATGCATCAGAACATAAAACAACGAGACATTCTTGCTGCCATTAAAGAACAGAACCCCCATAATGTCTCAACAAGAAACACCATATACAACGCGCGGGCCAAATTGGGTCGAATGGAACAAGTCGGCGAGACTCCAATGCAGATACTTTTCGACTGGTTGGAGAAGGTTGGGTTTGTTTTTTACCATAGAACATCTCAAAACGGCGAACGTGTCGAGGATGTTTTCTTCATTCACCCGGAGTCGAACATGTTGTGGCGCGCCTTCCCGCATATGTTGCTTATAGACTCCACCTACAAGACGAATCGGTACAAAATGCCGCTAGTACAGATTATCGGTGTTACATCCATGTTGATGTCGTTTTGCATTGCTCATGCGTTCGTAAGCAACGAGAAACAGGAAAACTTCACATGGGTTCTATAG
- the LOC110925454 gene encoding zinc finger MYM-type protein 1-like, translating to MTSPSIQKDICNCFAQEVLKKIFEELGDDIFSILVDESRDISKKEQMAVVLRYVDKLGFVKERFIGLVHVTETTALSLKSSIDELFARYSLSLGSIRGQGYDGASNMSGEFNGLKALLLQEKSSAYFVHYFAHQLQLVVVALAIKHLEICKSLKEVSDLTNVVGASCKRIDLIRESQRERLKLNPEVETERGKNQELSFARAGDTRWSSHEKKNTSSKDQDILNAVGMVKSIKEELQRYRLEGFDSLLKDVTSFCGKYEIEMVNIEDGYVDPKHQRRKTNITNRHHYEVNNFNTILDM from the exons ATGACATCTCCATCAATCCAAAAAGACATTTGTAATTGTTTTGCACAAGAAGTATTAAAGAAGATATTTGAAGAGCTTGGTGATGATATCTTTTCCATATTAGTTGATGAATCGAGAGACATATCTAAAAAAGAACAAATGGCTGTGGTCTTAAGATATGTTGATAAATTAGGATTTGTGAAGGAGCGATTTATAGGTCTTGTTCATGTCACGGAAACAACCGCATTATCTCTTAAATCTTCAATCGATGAATTATTTGCTCGCTATAGTTTGAGTTTAGGTAGCATTAGAGGCCAAGGATATGATGGTGCAAGCAACATGTCTGGTGAGTTTAATGGTTTAAAGGCTTTACTTTTGCAagaaaagtcttcagcatattttGTTCACTATTTTGCTCATCAACTTCAACTTGTTGTTGTGGCTCTTGCAATCAAACATCTTGAAATTTGTAAGTCTCTTAAAGAAGTGTCAGATTTAACAAATGTTGTTGGTGCATCTTGCAAACGAATAGATTTGATAAGAGAAAGTCAAAGAGAGAGACTGAAATTGAATCCAGAAGTTGAAACCGAACGAGGAAAGAATCAAGAACTATCATTTGCAAGAGCAGGAGATACACGTTGGAGTtctcatgaaaaaaaaaacacttctTC AAAGGATCAAGATATATTGAATGCGGTTGGGATGGTTAAATCAATTAAAGAAGAATTACAAAGGTATAGGCTTGAAGGTTTTGACTCACTTTTGAAAGATGTCACTTCCTTTTGTGGCAAGTATGAGATTGAAATGGTGAACATTGAAGACGGGTATGTTGACCCGAAACATCAGAGAAGGAAAACTAACATCACCAATCGTCATCACTATGAGGTTAATAATTTCAACACGATTCTCGATATGTAA